Proteins from a genomic interval of Panthera tigris isolate Pti1 chromosome A2, P.tigris_Pti1_mat1.1, whole genome shotgun sequence:
- the TRIP10 gene encoding cdc42-interacting protein 4 isoform X1: MDWGTELWDQFEVLERHTQWGLDLLDRYVKFVKERTEVEQAYAKQLRSLVKKYLPKRPAKDDPESKFSQQQSFVQILQEVNDFAGQRELVAENLSVRVCLELAKYSQEMKHERKMHFQEGRRAQQQLESGFKQLENSKRKFERDCREAEKAAQTAERLDQDINATKADVEKAKQQAHLRSHMAEESKNEYAAQLQRFNRDQAHFYFSQMPQIFDKLQDMDERRATHLGAGYGLLSEAELQVVPIIAKCLEGMKVAADAVDAKNDSQVLIELHKSGFARPGDVEFEDFSQPMNRVPSDSSLGTPSDGRPELRGPGRSRAKRWPFSKKNKPRPPPFSPLGGPLPSALPNGPPSPRSGLDPLAILSEISKSVKPRLASFRSLRGSRGTVVTEDFSHLPPEQQRKRLQQQLEERSRELQKELDQREALKKMKDVYEKTPQMGDPASLEPRITETLNNIERLKLEVQKYEAWLAEAESRVLSNRGDSLGRHTRPPDPPASAPPDSSNSNNRSQDNKESSEEPLSEEGQDAPIYTEFDEDFEEEPASPIGHCVAIYHFEGSSEGTISMAEGEDLSLMEEDKGDGWTRVRRKQGGEGYVPTSYLRVTLN; this comes from the exons GATCAGTTTGAGGTGCTCGAGCGGCACACGCAGTGGGGGCTGGACCTGTTGGACAGATATGTGAAGTTCGTGAAAGAGCGGACCGAGGTGGAGCAGGCTTATGCAAAGCAACTGAG GAGCCTGGTGAAAAAATACCTGCCCAAGAGGCCTGCCAAAGATGACCCGGAATCCAA GTTCAGCCAGCAACAGTCCTTCGTGCAGATTCTCCAGGAGGTGAATGACTTTGCGGGCCAGCGGGAGCTGGTGGCTGAGAACCTCAGCGTCCGCGTGTGTCTTGAGCTGGCCAAGTATTCACAGGAGATGAAACACGAGAGGAAGATG CACTTTCAGGAAGGCCGTCGGGCCCAGCAGCAGCTGGAAAGTGGCTTCAAACAGCTGGAGAAT AGTAAGCGCAAATTTGAGCGTGACTGTCGAGAGGCTGAAAAGGCAGCCCAGACTGCTGAGCGACTCGATCAGGATATCAATGCCACCAAGGCTGATGTGGAGAAG GCCAAGCAACAAGCCCACCTTCGAAGTCACATggcagaagaaagcaaaaatgagtACGCAGCCCAACTACAGCGCTTCAACCGCGACCAGGCCCACTTCTATTTTTCCCAGATGCCCCAGATATTCGAC AAGCTTCAGGACATGGATGAGCGTCGGGCCACCCACCTGGGGGCTGGGTATGGGCTCCTGTCAGAGGCCGAGCTGCAGGTGGTACCCATCATTGCCAAGTGTCTAGAGGGCATGAAGGTGGCTGCGGATGCCGTAGACGCCAAGAAT GACTCCCAGGTCCTAATTGAGCTGCACAAGTCAGGCTTTGCCCGCCCGGGTGACGTGGAATTCGAAGACTTCAGCCAGCCCATGAACCGCGTGCCCTCAGACAGCAGCCTGGGCACCCCCTCTGATGGACGGCCTGAGCTCCGAGGCCCGGGCCGTAGCCGTGCCAAGCGCTGGCCCTTCAGCAAGAAGAACAAG CCACGccctccacccttctcccccCTGGGGGGCCCCCTGCCCTCGGCATTGCCTAATGGACCCCCATCCCCCCGCTCCGGCCTCGACCCCTTGGCCATACTGAGTGAGATCAGTAAGTCGGTCAAACCGCGGCTAGCATCCTTCCGCAGCCTTCGAGGCAGCCGTGGG ACAGTGGTGACAGAGGATTTCAGCCACTTGCCCccagagcagcaaagaaagcgACTTCAGCAACAGCTTGAAGAACGGAGCCGTGAACTACAAAAGGAGCTTGACCAGAG AGAAGccctgaagaaaatgaaggatgTATATGAGAAGACACCCCAGATGGGGGACCCTGCCAGCTTGGAGCCCCGGATCACGGAAACCCTGAACAACATCGAGCGGCTCAAATTGGAAGTGCAGAAGTATGAG GCTTGGCTGGCAGAGGCAGAGAGCCGAGTCCTGAGCAATCGGGGAGACAGCTTGGGCCGCCACACCCGGCCTCCAGACCCCCCAGCCAGCGCCCCACCagacagcagcaacagcaacaacagatcACAGGATAACAAGGAGAG CTCTGAAGAGCCCCTCTCAGAGGAGGGTCAGGATGCCCCCATCTACACGGAATTTGATGAGGATTTTGAGGAGGAACCAGCATCCCCCATAGGTCACTGTGTGGCCATCTACCACTTTGAAG GGTCCAGTGAGGGCACCATCTCCATGGCCGAGGGTGAAGACCTCAGTCTCATGGAGGAGGACAAAGGCGACGGCTGGACCCGGGTCAGGCGGAAACAGGGAGGTGAGGGCTACGTGCCCACCTCCTACCTCCGCGTCACGCTCAACTGA
- the TRIP10 gene encoding cdc42-interacting protein 4 isoform X2: MDWGTELWDQFEVLERHTQWGLDLLDRYVKFVKERTEVEQAYAKQLRSLVKKYLPKRPAKDDPESKFSQQQSFVQILQEVNDFAGQRELVAENLSVRVCLELAKYSQEMKHERKMHFQEGRRAQQQLESGFKQLENSKRKFERDCREAEKAAQTAERLDQDINATKADVEKAKQQAHLRSHMAEESKNEYAAQLQRFNRDQAHFYFSQMPQIFDKLQDMDERRATHLGAGYGLLSEAELQVVPIIAKCLEGMKVAADAVDAKNDSQVLIELHKSGFARPGDVEFEDFSQPMNRVPSDSSLGTPSDGRPELRGPGRSRAKRWPFSKKNKTVVTEDFSHLPPEQQRKRLQQQLEERSRELQKELDQREALKKMKDVYEKTPQMGDPASLEPRITETLNNIERLKLEVQKYEAWLAEAESRVLSNRGDSLGRHTRPPDPPASAPPDSSNSNNRSQDNKESSEEPLSEEGQDAPIYTEFDEDFEEEPASPIGHCVAIYHFEGSSEGTISMAEGEDLSLMEEDKGDGWTRVRRKQGGEGYVPTSYLRVTLN; this comes from the exons GATCAGTTTGAGGTGCTCGAGCGGCACACGCAGTGGGGGCTGGACCTGTTGGACAGATATGTGAAGTTCGTGAAAGAGCGGACCGAGGTGGAGCAGGCTTATGCAAAGCAACTGAG GAGCCTGGTGAAAAAATACCTGCCCAAGAGGCCTGCCAAAGATGACCCGGAATCCAA GTTCAGCCAGCAACAGTCCTTCGTGCAGATTCTCCAGGAGGTGAATGACTTTGCGGGCCAGCGGGAGCTGGTGGCTGAGAACCTCAGCGTCCGCGTGTGTCTTGAGCTGGCCAAGTATTCACAGGAGATGAAACACGAGAGGAAGATG CACTTTCAGGAAGGCCGTCGGGCCCAGCAGCAGCTGGAAAGTGGCTTCAAACAGCTGGAGAAT AGTAAGCGCAAATTTGAGCGTGACTGTCGAGAGGCTGAAAAGGCAGCCCAGACTGCTGAGCGACTCGATCAGGATATCAATGCCACCAAGGCTGATGTGGAGAAG GCCAAGCAACAAGCCCACCTTCGAAGTCACATggcagaagaaagcaaaaatgagtACGCAGCCCAACTACAGCGCTTCAACCGCGACCAGGCCCACTTCTATTTTTCCCAGATGCCCCAGATATTCGAC AAGCTTCAGGACATGGATGAGCGTCGGGCCACCCACCTGGGGGCTGGGTATGGGCTCCTGTCAGAGGCCGAGCTGCAGGTGGTACCCATCATTGCCAAGTGTCTAGAGGGCATGAAGGTGGCTGCGGATGCCGTAGACGCCAAGAAT GACTCCCAGGTCCTAATTGAGCTGCACAAGTCAGGCTTTGCCCGCCCGGGTGACGTGGAATTCGAAGACTTCAGCCAGCCCATGAACCGCGTGCCCTCAGACAGCAGCCTGGGCACCCCCTCTGATGGACGGCCTGAGCTCCGAGGCCCGGGCCGTAGCCGTGCCAAGCGCTGGCCCTTCAGCAAGAAGAACAAG ACAGTGGTGACAGAGGATTTCAGCCACTTGCCCccagagcagcaaagaaagcgACTTCAGCAACAGCTTGAAGAACGGAGCCGTGAACTACAAAAGGAGCTTGACCAGAG AGAAGccctgaagaaaatgaaggatgTATATGAGAAGACACCCCAGATGGGGGACCCTGCCAGCTTGGAGCCCCGGATCACGGAAACCCTGAACAACATCGAGCGGCTCAAATTGGAAGTGCAGAAGTATGAG GCTTGGCTGGCAGAGGCAGAGAGCCGAGTCCTGAGCAATCGGGGAGACAGCTTGGGCCGCCACACCCGGCCTCCAGACCCCCCAGCCAGCGCCCCACCagacagcagcaacagcaacaacagatcACAGGATAACAAGGAGAG CTCTGAAGAGCCCCTCTCAGAGGAGGGTCAGGATGCCCCCATCTACACGGAATTTGATGAGGATTTTGAGGAGGAACCAGCATCCCCCATAGGTCACTGTGTGGCCATCTACCACTTTGAAG GGTCCAGTGAGGGCACCATCTCCATGGCCGAGGGTGAAGACCTCAGTCTCATGGAGGAGGACAAAGGCGACGGCTGGACCCGGGTCAGGCGGAAACAGGGAGGTGAGGGCTACGTGCCCACCTCCTACCTCCGCGTCACGCTCAACTGA